One part of the Pseudopipra pipra isolate bDixPip1 chromosome 3, bDixPip1.hap1, whole genome shotgun sequence genome encodes these proteins:
- the TENT5A gene encoding terminal nucleotidyltransferase 5A, translating into MADDEKAGGSPGGSSAGGGESAHCNVLSWEQVQRLDRILSETIPIHGRGNFPTLAMQPRQIVKVVRSRLEEKGIGLRDVRLNGSAASHVLHQDSGLGYKDLDLIFCADLKGEAEFQTVKDVVLDCLLDFLPEGVNKEKITPLTLKEAYVQKMVKVCNDSDRWSLISLSNNSGKNVELKFVDSLRRQFEFSVDSFQIKLDSLLLFYECSENPMTETFHPTIIGESVYGDFQEAFDHLCNKIIATRNPEEIRGGGLLKYCNLLVRGFRAASESEIKSLQRYMCSRFFIDFSDIGEQQRKLESYLQNHFVGLEDRKYDYLMTLHGVVNESTVCLMGHERRQTLNLITMLAIRVLAEQNIIPNVANVTCYYQPAPYVADANFSNYYIAQVQTVFPCQQHTYSTWLPCN; encoded by the exons ATGGCAGACGATGAGAAGGCCGGCGGCAGCCCCGGCGGGAGTTCCGCGGGCGGCGGCGAGAGCGCGCACTGCAacgtgctgagctgggagcaaGTGCAGCGGCTGGACCGCATCCTCAGCGAGACCATCCCCATCCACGGCCGCGGCAACTTCCCCACGCTGGCCATGCAGCCCCGCCAGATCGTCAAGGTGGTGCGGAGCCGGCTGGAGGAGAAGGGCATCGGCCTGCGCGACGTGCGGCTGAACGGCTCGGCCGCCAGCCACGTCCTACACCAGGACAGCGGCTTGGGCTACAAGGACTTGGACCTCATCTTCTGCGCCGACCTCAAAGGGGAAGCCGAATTTCAGACTGTGAAGGACGTGGTCTTGGACTGCCTCTTGGATTTCTTACCCGAGGGGGTGAATAAGGAGAAGATCACGCCACTCACCCTCAAG GAGGCTTATGTGCAGAAAATGGTAAAAGTATGCAATGATTCAGACCGATGGAGTCTCATCTCCCTGTCCAACAACAGTGGCAAAAATGTGGAGCTGAAATTTGTGGACTCTCTGAGGCGGCAGTTTGAATTCAGTGTCGATTCCTTTCAAATCAAGCTGGACTCCCTACTGCTATTTTATGAGTGCTCAGAGAATCCGATGACTGAAACTTTTCATCCAACTATCATTGGTGAGAGTGTCTATGGGGATTTCCAGGAAGCCTTTGATCACCTCTGCAACAAGATAATTGCCACCAGAAACCCAGAAGAAATCAGAGGAGGTGGTCTTCTGAAGTACTGCAACCTTTTGGTAAGGGGCTTTAGGGCTGCCTCTGAATCTGAGATTAAGTCCCTGCAGAGATACATGTGTTCGAGGTTTTTCATTGACTTCTCAGACATTGGagaacagcagagaaagctggAGTCCTACTTGCAGAACCACTTTGTGGGATTAGAGGACCGCAAGTATGACTATCTCATGACCCTTCACGGTGTGGTGAACGAGAGCACAGTGTGCCTGATGGGACATGAGAGGAGACAGACTCTGAATCTGATCACCATGCTGGCCATCCGGGTCCTAGCTGAGCAAAATATCATCCCCAATGTGGCCAATGTCACCTGCTATTACCAGCCAGCCCCATACGTAGCAGATGCCAACTTCAGCAATTACTATATTGCCCAGGTTCAGACGGTGTTCCCTTGCCAGCAGCACACATACTCTACGTGGCTGCCCTGTAATTAA